GAGTTCACCGTGGGCGGCGCGGTGATGGACTTCATCAAGGTGGCGGGCATGGGCGCCGTCATCGGCGGGGCGGTGAGCTGGGCGGCGTCCAAGGTCATCCTCCGCGTGGAGGACGCCATGGTGGAGATCACCCTCACGGTCATCGCCGCGTACGGGTCCTTCGTGGTGGCGGAGCACTTCCACTACTCGGGCGTCATCGCGGTGGTGGTGGCGGGCCTGCTGTGCGGCAACTGGGCGGCGCGCATGGGCATGGGCCCCACCACGCGCATCGCGGTGGAGAGCTTCTGGGAGTACCTGGCGTTCGCGCTCAACTCCGTGGTGTTCCTGCTCATCGGCCTGGAGGTGCAGCTGTCATCGCTGCTCGACTCGTGGCTGCCCATCCTGCTGGCGTACGGAGCGGTGCTGCTGGGCCGCGCGGTGGTCGTCTATGGCGTGTCCGGCCTGCTGCGGTTCACGTCGGAGAAGCTGCCCTGGAAGTGGAGCGCGGTGCTCACCTGGAGCGGCCTGCGCGGCGCGGTGTCCATGGTGCTGGTGCTCGGCCTTCCGAACGACTTCGCCCACCGCGAGCTGCTGGTGAACATGACGTTCGGCGTGGTGGTGCTGTCCATCATCTTCCAGGGACTCACCATGGCGCCGATGCTCAAGAAGATGGGCATCACCGGCCTCAAGGACGTCTACCAGGAGAAGTACGAGCTGGCCCGCGGCAAGCTGGGCGCCATCCACGCGGCGCTCGCGTCCCTGGAGTCCATGCGCCGCGGCCGGGAGATTCCGGTGGACGTGCTGGAGCCCCTGGAGCGCGACTACCAGCAGAAGGCGCAGGCGGTGGAGCAGGAGATCGCCACGCTCAAGCAGCAGTCCAACCGCTTCCACGAGGAGGAGGAGCAGGAGGCCATCCGCCGCGTCCTCATCGTGGAGAAGGACGCCCTCTTCAGCGCCTACCAGCAGGGCACGCTCAACAAGGAGGTCTTCGAGCACCTCACCGCGGAGCTGGACGAGCGCATCGCCAAGGCCAAGGACGCGGAGGCCCACATCCCGGAGGAGGACGCCCCCGCGCCCCCGCCGCAGGCCCTGGCCTCCTGAGCCGACGACCCGGCCGGGCCGCTCCCCTCGTATGGAGGGGCGCGGCCCCGGTATCGTCGGGGCGCTCAAGCAGGACAGGAGAGGCGAAACACATGCGGTGGACCTGGGGTTCGTGGCTGGTGCTCTCCTTCGTCGCGGGAGGGTGCGCACCGCTCGACCTGACCGCCTTCAACCCACGGGCCCCGGCCCTCTCCCGCATCCTCCCGGAGGCACCGGGCGCCGCGTGTGAGTTCGGGGGGAGGGCCGTCCAGACAGGGCTGGACCTGGACGGGAACGCCGTGCTCGGGGATGCCGAGGTCACCCGCACCGAGTACGTCTGCGCGGCCGCTCCGGCGTCGGTGCTGGTACGGACCTCGGAGCTCGCCCCTGGCGCCGTGTGCCTGGACGGGGGACGGCTGACCCAGGTGGGGCTCGACCTGGACGGCAACGGCGTGCTGGACGACGCCGAGGTCACCCGCGAGGTCCCCGCCTGCACGCGCGCCGCGGCCATCGTCACCCGGACCCGCCCGGTGACGGCCAGCACCGCCTGCCTGTCCTCCGCCACCGTGCTGGAGGCGGGCGACGACGTGGACGGCGACGGCGTGCTCGACACCGCCGAGGTCCAGGCCTCCCATCACTTCTGCCTCGTGGACAGCGCCCTGCTGCGCATCCAGGTCCAGCCCGAGCCGGCCGGCGGGGCCTGCGGACGGCCCGGCATGCGCGTGGAGGCCTTCGGAGACCTCAACGGCAACGGGCAGCGGGACCCCGACACGGAGGCCCTGACCCTCCTGCCGCTGTGCCAGCCCGCGCGCGTCTACAGCGGCGGCCCGTACGTGGTGGCCACCGCCGAGGACCTCGCGGGGCTCCAGGGCGTCACCCGCGTGGACGGGGACCTGATCATCAATAGCGAGACCCTGACGGACCTGGCCCTGCCGGAGCTGTCCGTCGTCATGGGCGCCCTGTCCATCCAGGCCAACCCCCAGCTCACGCGCGCGGCGCTGCCCGGGCTGAGGTTCGCCGGGGAGGTGTTGCTGGCGGACAACACGGTGCTGTCCACGGCCTCCCTGGGAGGCCCGGCCGGACAGGTCCACGTGGACCAGAACCTGACCGTGCGGGGCAACCCCGCGCTCCTGTCGCTGGAGGGACTGCGCACGCTGACGCCGCGCCGCTGGCTGGGCGTGGCGGACAACGCGCTGCTGGAGACCTTCGAGTTCCCCTGGGTGGACAGCCTCCCGGATGGCCTCAGCGTGCAGGGGAATCCGCGGCTGCGCACGCTGTCCCTGCCGTTCCTCGAGACCGCGGGCAGCGTGGTGCTGATCCAGAACGTGGCCCTGGAGTCGCTGTCCGGCCTGGCCGCCCTGCGCACCGTCGAGCACCTGGACATCTTCGCCAGCGACGCACTGACGACGCTGCAAGGACTCGACAGCCTCCTGTCCGCGAGCTCCATCACCATCGTCAGGAACGCGAAGCTCCAGACCACGGCGGGCTTCCCGCGCCTCATCCGCGCGGGCGCGGTGACCATTGGAGACAACGTGGTGCTGGAGTCCACGGGCGGCATGCCCGAGCTGCGCACCGTGTCCGAGCTCTTCACCCTCCGGAACAACGCCCGGCTGAAATCGGTGACGGGCCTGGAGAACCTGGACTCGGTCCACACCCTCCTCGTGGAGCTGAACCCGCGCCTCACCGACCTGGGCGGCTTCGGGCGGCTGCTGCGGCTGGACCGGCTGTCGGTCCGCTACAACAACGACCTGCGGGAGCTGAGCCGGCTCCAGGGCCTGCGCCAGCTCCAGTTCCTCGTCGTGACGGACAACCCGTCCCTTGAGGAGCTGGGCCTGAACGACCTCCAGGTCGTGGGGGGGTGGTTCAACGTGGCCAACAACCCCCTGCTGCCCGCGTGCCGCGCGCGGGAGCTGGCCGACCGCGTCTACCTGGGGATGGAGATGCGCGTCATCAGCGGCAACGACGACGCGGCCACCTGCGACGCGCCCTAGGCTCCGGCAGCCCCGTCAGCTCGCGGTTCCCTCCACCCGCGACTGGAGCACCGCGCCCAGCACGTCCGCGGTGTCCTCGCGCAGCCGCGACAGGTGCGTGTAGAGCACGTCCTCCACCTGGGCCACCGTCTCCTTCGGCGCGCCTGACTCACGCAGGCCCGCCAGCACCGTGTACGCGGCCACCGCCAGCGGCCCCACGTAGCCGCGAGACTCCTCCCAGAACTCCTCGAAGCACGGCACCGCCTCGCCCGCCACCACGCGCGCGAGCCGCCCCAGGCACGCCTCCCAGTAGGCGCGGTGCGCGTCCCGGGCCGCGTCGTCCGCGAACGGGCCCTGGCGCAGCTCCAGCCGCGTGCCGTCCTCCCCTGCTCCGGTCGCATGGAAGGTCAGCTCCGCCCGGGTGCGCCCCGGCGGCACCGGCCCGCCCCCCTCCCAGTCCATCTCCAGCGCCAGGAACCGCCCCGGCTCCACCTGCACGATGCAGCCCACCTGGGAGAACACCCGACCCGCCGCGTCCCGCAGGCCCACCCGGTAGGGCTGGCCCAACGCACCGGGGTCCGGCGCGTGCGTGCGGTAGCAGCCCGGCGGCGCGCCGAACCAGCGGCGGATGAGCGCGGGCTCCGAGAAGGCGGGGAACACCGCGGCCGGCGGCGCGGGCAGCTTCCACTCCAGCGTCAGGTCGCTCACGCCCGCACCCCCGAGCGCGTGCGCACCTCGAAGCGGGGCACGTTCGCCAGCTGCTCCGCCGGCGCGCGGTACTGCTCCACCACCAGGCTGATCCGCGACTCCTGCATCGACTCCGCGCCGGAGGTGATGGCCTCCACCTCATGCAGCAGGTCGCCCCGGAACATCACCAGCGCGTTCTGCTGCGGCGTCAGCTCCGCCACCCGACCTCCCCGGTGGTACAGCCGCAGCGCCCCGCCCCGGAGTTCCTTCGGAACCTGGACATACAGCACGCTCACCGCCACCGGGCAGCCGATACTCGGGCCGTAGAACTCAAGGCTCCGGTCGATGTGCGCCGCGACGTTCCGGCCCCTGCCCACCAGCAGCGGGTTGAGCAGGAAGGCGTTGCACTCCGGCAGGAGCGTCTTCGCCAGGTACGGCGCGAACGCCGGGAAGCGCTCCTGGACGTCCGGCAGCGCGTCCCGGCGGAACGTCAGCGAGAAGCCGTACGTGCCGGAGAACTGCCCCGACAGGTTCGACTCCCCCAGGAGTGACGAGCCCAGGATGGCCGAGCGGATGGAGGCCATCGTCTCCTCGGGGAGGACGTCCGGAGTGCGGTGGAAGTAGGTGTCGAGCCGGAAGGCTCCACCCCACGGTGGCTGGAAGCGCATGGCCCCGGAGTCTACCCACCCACGCCGCGCTGCCCCATCCCCCGCTTTCACTCGGGCGGAGGCGCTCCACGCCCCAGACGCAACACGACGCGTCAACCCCTGACAACACGGCGCGTCAGGAATGACATCAATTTCGCTTATTTATCAGTTATCACGTCTAAGTCGAATTCTCCGACCTCCCACCTTGCGGCTCCCAGGGTGTTCAGACTTTCTTCGGACAAGCTACGAAGTCCCCTTCGCAGCGCTCGCCGTCCCACGCCCCATCCACCCCTACAATGGAGTTCGCAACCATGAGCCGAAGCAGACTCACGGGAATCGCGCTCGCATTCCTGGCCGTCAGTTGTCTGGCGGTGCAATCCGCCGAAGCCGCCACGTATGGCGTTACGCCATCGGGCTCCTCCGCCGTCTTCTACGTCGACACGACGGACTGGGCGGACATCCACTACGTGCTCAACGGCGGCGGACAGCAGAACATCCGCATGTCGGTGACGGGAGGCCGCAACCAGTACACCGTCACGGGCCTGAGCACCGGCAACACCATCGACTATTTCTTTACGTACTGGGACGTGTCCTGTGCCTGCGCGCGCGACACGGCCTGGACGCGCTACACGCATACCGGCACGGGCGGCGGCACGGACGCGGGCACGGGCACGCCTGACGCGGGCACCGGCGTGGACGCCGGCCCTCCGCCCAACGGCGACGCGGGCCCGGTGGTGCCGCTGTTCACGAGCAGCACGGCGCTGGAGGCGGCCACGGTGGAGAACACCTCCGCGGCCCTCATCACCCGCGTGGGCGACCGCGTTCGCGACCGCCACATGCGCGAGGACCAGTACCAGGCCTACGACCACTACCTGAAGCTGTACTTCGAGAAGCGCACCCACTGGATTGAGATCGTGGACACGGTCGCCAAGGGCGGCAGCGTCATCACGGTGAACCTGTACACGATTTATCCGTATGACTCGCCGGACTTCCGCGCGTTCTTCCGCGGCATCAACACCGTGGCCGAGTACTGGCACAACGCGGACTTCACCAAGGTCAACGACTACAAGTACACGTCGTCGGTGAACTTCAACGCCAAGGAAGGCCGCGCCATCCGCAACGGCGACCGGATGGAATTGGAAGTGGGCGTGTTCCTCCAGCAGCCGGTGGAAGGCCGCTTCAACTACTACTCCACGACGATGCTCTACATCGTGGGCCAGGGCGGCGTCGTGCCCTTCGAGGGCCAGGGCAGCCTGCGCGACTCCTTCCCGCTGCCGGAGAAGGCCTGGTCGGGCGGCCGCACCACGCTGCACACGCCGTTCTCCAACGAGCCGGACAACCGCTTCCTGCAGATGCCCACGAACCTGGCGCCGGTGAACGCGCAGCCCTTCGTGGAAGGCCGCCGGCTGCACCACACGAACTTCCGCGACGGCAGCCACTCCGAGCCGGACAACCCCATCTTCAGCGCGCACGCGAACAAGCTGGGCAACAACTACGTCAACGTGTCCTGCATCTCCTGCCACAAGCAGAACGGCCGCGGCCTGCCGCCCTCCACCACGAACACCACGCTGGAGAACTACGTGGTGAAGGTGGGCAAGGTGAACGGCGGCACCGTGACGGTGGACCCCGCGCTGGGCTTCCGCCTGCAGCCGCGCGCGGTCAGCGGCACGCCGGAGGCGGACGTGCGCATCGGCAACTGGACGACGACGGCGAGCGGCACGCTGCCCGGCGGCACGACGTACAGCCTGCGCAAGCCCAACTACAGCTTCCTCAACGTGACGCCGACGAACTTCTCCGCGCGCATCTCGCCGCAGCTGATTGGCATGGGCCTGCTGGAGGCGGTGCCGGAGTCCCAGATTGCCGGCCTGGCGGACCCGAACGACGCGAACGGCGACGGCATCTCCGGCCGCATGCAGACGGTGAAGGACCCGGAGACGGGCGTCACCCGCATGGGCCGCTTCGGCTGGAAGGCCGGCACGGCGCGCGTGAAGCACCAGGTGGCCGAGGCGCTCAACAGCGACATGGGCGTGACGACGAACGTGTTCAAGACGCAGGACTGCGGCTCGTCGCAGCAGGGCTGCGCGGGCACGAGCACGGAGCTGGGCGACAGCGAGCTGGACAAGATGACCCGCTACATCGCCCTCCTGGGCGTCCCCGCGCGCCGCGA
This DNA window, taken from Corallococcus coralloides DSM 2259, encodes the following:
- a CDS encoding DUF7151 family protein → MRWTWGSWLVLSFVAGGCAPLDLTAFNPRAPALSRILPEAPGAACEFGGRAVQTGLDLDGNAVLGDAEVTRTEYVCAAAPASVLVRTSELAPGAVCLDGGRLTQVGLDLDGNGVLDDAEVTREVPACTRAAAIVTRTRPVTASTACLSSATVLEAGDDVDGDGVLDTAEVQASHHFCLVDSALLRIQVQPEPAGGACGRPGMRVEAFGDLNGNGQRDPDTEALTLLPLCQPARVYSGGPYVVATAEDLAGLQGVTRVDGDLIINSETLTDLALPELSVVMGALSIQANPQLTRAALPGLRFAGEVLLADNTVLSTASLGGPAGQVHVDQNLTVRGNPALLSLEGLRTLTPRRWLGVADNALLETFEFPWVDSLPDGLSVQGNPRLRTLSLPFLETAGSVVLIQNVALESLSGLAALRTVEHLDIFASDALTTLQGLDSLLSASSITIVRNAKLQTTAGFPRLIRAGAVTIGDNVVLESTGGMPELRTVSELFTLRNNARLKSVTGLENLDSVHTLLVELNPRLTDLGGFGRLLRLDRLSVRYNNDLRELSRLQGLRQLQFLVVTDNPSLEELGLNDLQVVGGWFNVANNPLLPACRARELADRVYLGMEMRVISGNDDAATCDAP
- a CDS encoding di-heme oxidoredictase family protein — encoded protein: MSRSRLTGIALAFLAVSCLAVQSAEAATYGVTPSGSSAVFYVDTTDWADIHYVLNGGGQQNIRMSVTGGRNQYTVTGLSTGNTIDYFFTYWDVSCACARDTAWTRYTHTGTGGGTDAGTGTPDAGTGVDAGPPPNGDAGPVVPLFTSSTALEAATVENTSAALITRVGDRVRDRHMREDQYQAYDHYLKLYFEKRTHWIEIVDTVAKGGSVITVNLYTIYPYDSPDFRAFFRGINTVAEYWHNADFTKVNDYKYTSSVNFNAKEGRAIRNGDRMELEVGVFLQQPVEGRFNYYSTTMLYIVGQGGVVPFEGQGSLRDSFPLPEKAWSGGRTTLHTPFSNEPDNRFLQMPTNLAPVNAQPFVEGRRLHHTNFRDGSHSEPDNPIFSAHANKLGNNYVNVSCISCHKQNGRGLPPSTTNTTLENYVVKVGKVNGGTVTVDPALGFRLQPRAVSGTPEADVRIGNWTTTASGTLPGGTTYSLRKPNYSFLNVTPTNFSARISPQLIGMGLLEAVPESQIAGLADPNDANGDGISGRMQTVKDPETGVTRMGRFGWKAGTARVKHQVAEALNSDMGVTTNVFKTQDCGSSQQGCAGTSTELGDSELDKMTRYIALLGVPARRDHSDATAMQGETVFTNAGCAKCHAPTLTTSQYAAMAEFRGQTIRPYTDLLLHDMGAGLADNLPEGQASGAEWRTPPLWGIGLTVGVSGGEAYLHDGRARSITEAILWHGGEGEAAKQAFVNLSANDRNALLKFINSL
- a CDS encoding Na+/H+ antiporter; translation: MHFELAFVLLFSIATAVAIAARYFKFPYTVALVLAGLGLGIVQAFEPPHLTKELLFAVILPGLLFEAAFHVDFRKFMKNKLAITSMAIPGVVASMGLTALLLSPAMSGLNALEGFGLIHAMVFASLIVSTDPIAVVGLFKALGAPKRLAILVEGESLLNDGTSVVLFTLVVGVAAGQEFTVGGAVMDFIKVAGMGAVIGGAVSWAASKVILRVEDAMVEITLTVIAAYGSFVVAEHFHYSGVIAVVVAGLLCGNWAARMGMGPTTRIAVESFWEYLAFALNSVVFLLIGLEVQLSSLLDSWLPILLAYGAVLLGRAVVVYGVSGLLRFTSEKLPWKWSAVLTWSGLRGAVSMVLVLGLPNDFAHRELLVNMTFGVVVLSIIFQGLTMAPMLKKMGITGLKDVYQEKYELARGKLGAIHAALASLESMRRGREIPVDVLEPLERDYQQKAQAVEQEIATLKQQSNRFHEEEEQEAIRRVLIVEKDALFSAYQQGTLNKEVFEHLTAELDERIAKAKDAEAHIPEEDAPAPPPQALAS
- a CDS encoding SRPBCC family protein translates to MSDLTLEWKLPAPPAAVFPAFSEPALIRRWFGAPPGCYRTHAPDPGALGQPYRVGLRDAAGRVFSQVGCIVQVEPGRFLALEMDWEGGGPVPPGRTRAELTFHATGAGEDGTRLELRQGPFADDAARDAHRAYWEACLGRLARVVAGEAVPCFEEFWEESRGYVGPLAVAAYTVLAGLRESGAPKETVAQVEDVLYTHLSRLREDTADVLGAVLQSRVEGTAS
- a CDS encoding 2OG-Fe(II) oxygenase, producing the protein MRFQPPWGGAFRLDTYFHRTPDVLPEETMASIRSAILGSSLLGESNLSGQFSGTYGFSLTFRRDALPDVQERFPAFAPYLAKTLLPECNAFLLNPLLVGRGRNVAAHIDRSLEFYGPSIGCPVAVSVLYVQVPKELRGGALRLYHRGGRVAELTPQQNALVMFRGDLLHEVEAITSGAESMQESRISLVVEQYRAPAEQLANVPRFEVRTRSGVRA